In Halalkalicoccus subterraneus, the following are encoded in one genomic region:
- the pfkB gene encoding 1-phosphofructokinase, with translation MIVTVTPNPAVDYTVSLTDEPTAGTVTRTDRTRYDAGGKGINVSKYLASLDTDTLATGFLGGFVGEYLETQLETAELPAEFVAIDGTTRLNTTLLTPDAEYKINQTGPTVDEGAVDALVSRLRERDPNTVVIAGSLPPGIDTATVDRIAAAGEWETAIDLNGDVLGELSGEYVLCKPNRKELAAATGTTVDSVENAIEAAHVLRKRGFERVVASLGADGAVLVSDERALYAPALDVEVVDTVGAGDAMLSGVLSALDRGEGERAALGTGIAVSSRVVALPGTSVPSLANIDTTRDTVAVERR, from the coding sequence ATGATCGTCACGGTCACGCCCAACCCCGCGGTCGATTACACCGTCTCGCTCACGGACGAGCCGACCGCGGGCACGGTGACGAGAACCGACCGGACGCGCTACGACGCCGGCGGGAAGGGGATCAACGTCTCGAAGTATCTCGCTTCGCTCGACACCGACACCCTCGCGACGGGGTTTCTCGGTGGCTTCGTCGGTGAGTACCTCGAAACCCAACTCGAAACTGCGGAGCTTCCCGCCGAGTTCGTCGCCATCGACGGGACGACCCGGCTGAACACGACGCTGCTGACCCCCGACGCGGAGTACAAGATCAACCAGACGGGGCCGACAGTCGACGAAGGGGCGGTCGACGCGCTCGTTTCCCGGCTCCGCGAGCGCGATCCGAACACGGTCGTGATCGCCGGGAGCCTCCCGCCGGGGATCGACACGGCGACGGTGGACCGGATCGCGGCCGCCGGCGAGTGGGAAACGGCGATCGACCTCAACGGCGACGTACTGGGCGAGCTCTCGGGCGAGTACGTGCTCTGCAAGCCCAACCGTAAGGAGCTCGCGGCGGCGACGGGAACGACCGTCGATTCCGTCGAAAACGCCATCGAAGCCGCCCACGTCCTCCGAAAGAGGGGATTCGAGCGGGTCGTCGCTTCGCTTGGGGCTGACGGGGCGGTGCTGGTGAGCGACGAGCGCGCGCTGTACGCTCCGGCGCTCGACGTCGAGGTCGTCGACACGGTCGGCGCGGGCGACGCGATGCTCTCGGGCGTGCTCTCGGCGCTCGATCGCGGCGAGGGCGAACGTGCGGCGCTCGGAACGGGGATCGCCGTCTCCTCGCGGGTCGTTGCGCTTCCCGGAACCAGCGTGCCGTCGCTCGCGAACATCGACACGACCCGCGATACGGTCGCGGTCGAGCGTCGGTAA
- the glpR gene encoding HTH-type transcriptional regulator GlpR produces MLPEQRKRTIVALVTEHDGCSVAELADELDFSKATVRRDLRELENESLIERSHGGALPATTVGREQPYSQREVQQLDAKVAIAERAAGEIQAGQVVFFDSGTTTIEVAKRVPESVVTVTNSPVIALELDGTDCEVKLTGGSLRHSSRALVGPSAESFMDRVNFDLLFLGTNGLDSQGLMTPDEDEARMKSLMVERATRVIAVTDATKFGERSFVRFADLDEIDRLVTNGTPPGGIRDACESAGVSVIEVAA; encoded by the coding sequence ATGCTCCCCGAACAGCGAAAACGGACGATCGTGGCGCTCGTCACCGAACACGACGGCTGTTCGGTGGCCGAACTCGCGGACGAACTCGACTTCTCGAAGGCGACGGTTCGGCGCGACCTCAGAGAGCTCGAAAACGAGTCGCTGATCGAACGCTCCCACGGCGGGGCCCTCCCCGCGACGACCGTGGGGCGCGAACAGCCCTACAGCCAGCGGGAGGTCCAGCAGCTCGACGCGAAGGTCGCGATCGCCGAGCGTGCGGCAGGAGAGATCCAGGCGGGACAGGTCGTCTTCTTCGATTCGGGCACGACCACGATCGAGGTGGCGAAACGAGTCCCCGAGTCGGTGGTGACGGTGACGAACTCGCCGGTGATCGCACTCGAACTCGATGGAACCGACTGTGAGGTGAAACTCACCGGGGGCTCGCTTAGACACAGCTCGCGGGCGCTGGTCGGTCCGAGCGCCGAGTCCTTCATGGACCGGGTCAACTTCGACCTCCTGTTTCTGGGGACGAACGGGCTCGATTCGCAGGGGCTGATGACGCCCGACGAGGACGAAGCCCGGATGAAGTCGCTCATGGTCGAACGCGCGACGCGCGTGATTGCGGTCACCGACGCGACGAAGTTCGGCGAGCGGAGCTTCGTACGCTTTGCGGATCTGGACGAGATCGACCGACTCGTCACGAACGGAACGCCGCCAGGGGGGATCCGCGACGCGTGTGAGAGCGCCGGGGTCTCGGTCATCGAGGTGGCGGCATGA